ATGACATGACCACAAACTCGTCATCTGCTTTGCACGACATGACCACGGCTTCGTCGTCTGATTTACACGACACATCCATAGTTCTTTCGTCTTATTTACACGATATCCTTGCGTCTCATTTTTTTGTTTGAAAcgttaattttctttttttttttatgctggATTAGAAGACTCAACCGGGTATGGAATTTACTTACTCAATTGCGAATTAATTGATTATTCGACTATTTGAGTATGGAATTTACACACTCAATCagaagttatacaaccaaatatCCAGATTTTGCAATTAAATTACCCGACTCTATTAATTTTACTACAATTCAactaaatgaattaaaattaaataaagtaaattgcctttggtgttgttgttgttgttgccgccACTGCCGCTGTCGTTAACCATCATCGTCGTCAAATGGTTAAAAGGTTCTCAAATCAAGTAGTCTGGTGGGGAGGAGTGTAAACGACTAAACGTACTAATTTGGTAGTAATAGAGTGTTGACTTTAGAGGGTAATTTTGTAAGGATCTAATTGTATAGGGGTAATTTAGTAATTCACACGGGCGATATTAGTAATTTTCGAgcgacaaaaagaaaaagtgtattattatgattatgattctTGTATATTTCTAGAATATCATATATATCTTGTAGTTATTGTTAACTTGTAATCTTAGTTACCTAGGATGTTAGGGCTAGCATTCGTTTACTCTATGGCTATGTTTGGCAAGGCATTTCAGGTAACTGATTTGACCAAGCAAcctgatttgactaatatttcaggTAGTTATTTTACCTAGTGTTGTTTGgtaaagtcatttcaggtacctgaaatgacttttcaggtacctgaaatgaaaagctactccaggtagctttttaaagtttcaggtagctgaaatgttctactttacatattcaccctttatttaaattaatttattataattattaatgtccttttatgtcattttacaaaaaatcagttaccttttcagttagttttaccaaacactttACAATTAATCGGCCTACCTTATCGGTTTCCAATTTTCACTagcttttcaggtacctttttaatttcagtcaccttatcaggtttcaggtaccttttcaggtttcagataccttttcagtcagttttaccaaacagagcctatgTATAAATACTTTGGTATACtgttaagggggtgtttggttcacgcgtgggtatgggtttggaatcgggAATCATACCTGTGTGGTATCGGGTTGGAACTTTTGGTTCAATTTGGGGGTATGAGGTTAAAAATCAATCAAAGctaaaaaatcttcaaaatacaatatttttaataataatatttatactattaaatcatgTAGATAAAATTTAaccaaataaatatataaaaaaaaaatttacaattgtttttatcactttttaataTTTCTAATTTGATACTATGaatatcaatctcatacccacccccctcCCTGTGTATAAGAAACTCATACCTCAAGTTGGGTTTGAGGTATGAATATGAAACCTTCATTTTTGTCAAACAAATACATGGTATGAGTTTggttcattccaaacccataccttaTACCTATATTAAGTACCCGAAAAAACTAAGTGAAATTAACCCAGACGCCAACAAAAATATCATCTGATTAAATTAGAGACCTGATATATGGATCCAAAAAAGACAAAATTGACTCAAAACGACCCGAATGATCGACTTAAGTCTAAAATAACCGTACTAATTTATGTATTGAAAGTGATCCGTTAAAAGGACAGCACCATAGAAAATGTTCTGATGCGAACTAACAAATTATGGGAAACGGTTACATGATGATCACGAAGAGTCATAGCCCAATGCCAAACAGTCAAACAGACCATAAGAGTTACATACTTCAGGCATCAACTGCTGATATTAGATAGTTCGCAAAAGCAGGATGATCGCTTTGATCGATGGGAAACGCCAAACGGTTTTCAGAACTCGTAGTCAATAATTATGGACAATCAAAAGTTTTTTGCACTAAAAGAAAGGTACAAGTGAGAAAATCCCTAAAAATAacatctaatctaatctaatctaatattCTAATATACTGATGTTTTTATTTATTGTCTCGTAAATTAACAAGGTGTACGGAGTATAATTTACTCGACTGCTAAATTCTCGGGATTATAGAAGAAATACAAATCCTGTTCTCgaggtttcacaaaatcaccaTTGATTGACATCGATATCACAGGATCTAGCAGGATGCTAGATCCTGCACGAAATTTCCCATAAAAGCAAAGATATAAAAGGCTGGGAAAATCATCTGAAGCAAGAATCCTCCGGCTCCAAGCCGCATTCagatttttatttttaaacaaCGTCAACTGTTGTATTTCATTTCTTTCCCTATTCAATAGGAAAAGAGTTGGGCGGCCTTTCAAGGATGTCAAATAGTATCCAAATGTCGTATCCCCGTCGATTGTCACGACAATCTCATAATCTCTGAACGCCTCACGATTCAAATAAAATTCAACAAAGGTTAACACACATTTACCACGACGAGTTCTCACATCATGTGCCCAATATATTACTCCGTCGAGATAAAGGCTATTATTGGTGGTATTCAATTCAGGCTTTTTCTTAGTCAGTGAACTAGGTAAACATTCATACTCAATTGTTTTCCAATATTTCGATCCAACAGTTAATATCGCGGCTTTGGTAGCACATCCTTCGCACGAATCGACTCTGTAAATAATACTCAGAACTTTAAATACCTTATTTACAGGATCGAACCCTAATGCACACCATAATCTGAAATCATACATTGGGTTCGTTATTGCAGGAAGATGGATAAAATCCCGGGTTTTTAAATTTAAGAGAACAACACTCGTTGAAGATGGATCAAAGAGACAAATTAGGTCATTGCATATATTCGACATGGAAGGATTAATAGTACTCGGTAAAAATTCTCCGAAATATATCTTCTCCCCTCTTATTATCTTCTCACTACTTAGCACAATCGTTTGCTCAGCATCCGCAAAATGATGATGTACCGTGTTTGGGTTTATATAATTATCATCGTTGAGCTCGAATGAGACAAtgaaattatatcccgaaatatTATGGCGTTGTCCGACAAAAGCAAGTTTTGAGTGTTTATCGAATGAACGAGAGTGGCTAACAAAGAATGCTTGGATGGTTAAAGTATCATTCCAATGTTTCGAAACACAATTGAATCTTGCCAATGATTTTGGTGGTAACCTTGACAAGATTTCAATCTGAATTTCTTCAGGAAAGTGTAAAATTATTGCATTGCTCATATTGCACTTCCTTCTTTTCGGAAGATTAAAGCATGCAAATCGCGATTAATTACTCAACCTCGATCACAAGCCGAATGGAACGGGAGAACTCCGAGTTTTTGTTAACTCTCAAAGCAATTGTGTATATatgaaattatgattatgaatgCATAAAAAAGAACCGTCtatactctatatatatatagaacGTTCCTAAAAGGAGAAAAGTCCAAAGTTTACCCTATTAGAAcacatgtatattatattattttctATGCAATATTTTGTTAATTGTCTATCGATATTATCTCCTTGATTGTAGGCTTGTGTTATGGAAATAGGTTAGTCTAGAGAATATttataaacaattaacaaaatattGTATAGAAAATACTTGAATATACATGTGGTATAATATACCCGATATTTTAGGCTGAATAATGACATATTTAAATATGCAATTTATTAATAGATTATGTTACCGAAATAAAATATGAGTTTTCCTAACATGTGcaacatgtgcccttagggcacatgatAATAAGCTGAAAGATTTTCAAGATTATTTAACTAATTATGTTAAATATGAGTTTCAACTCTAATCTATCATGAAATATTCTCAACAATATTTCCTAAATAAAATTATTATCATGTGTCCTAaaggcacatgttagaaaatccaATAAAGTATTTTATATACAAGTACAAGTTTATTAAATTATTTAGTTGGGTTTTGTGTTATTTGACTAGTTGGCTG
This sequence is a window from Silene latifolia isolate original U9 population chromosome 8, ASM4854445v1, whole genome shotgun sequence. Protein-coding genes within it:
- the LOC141594498 gene encoding putative F-box protein At3g52320 — encoded protein: MSNAIILHFPEEIQIEILSRLPPKSLARFNCVSKHWNDTLTIQAFFVSHSRSFDKHSKLAFVGQRHNISGYNFIVSFELNDDNYINPNTVHHHFADAEQTIVLSSEKIIRGEKIYFGEFLPSTINPSMSNICNDLICLFDPSSTSVVLLNLKTRDFIHLPAITNPMYDFRLWCALGFDPVNKVFKVLSIIYRVDSCEGCATKAAILTVGSKYWKTIEYECLPSSLTKKKPELNTTNNSLYLDGVIYWAHDVRTRRGKCVLTFVEFYLNREAFRDYEIVVTIDGDTTFGYYLTSLKGRPTLFLLNRERNEIQQLTLFKNKNLNAAWSRRILASDDFPSLLYLCFYGKFRAGSSILLDPVISMSINGDFVKPREQDLYFFYNPENLAVE